From Gemmatimonadales bacterium:
ACCAGCTGGGTCGGAGCGCCCGGCGTCACGTTGAATGCCGCGCTCGTCCCGCTGGCCGGGCCGGTCGCCGTCGCGACCAGCGTGTAGCCCGTCCCCACCTTGTTGATGGTGAGGCCGCTGTACGTGGCCACCCCGGCCACCGCCGCCACGCTGGTCGTCCCGCTCAGCGTCCCGCCGCCCGGGTTGGTCCCGATCGCGAGGCTCACGTTGCCGGAGAAGCCGGTCGCGGTGTTGCCCGACGAGTCCCGGACCGTCACGACCGCCCCGAAGCTCGCGGCCGCCGTCATCGTGGCGGGCGGCTGGGTGGTGAAGGCGAGCAGCAGCCCGGTGCCGAGCGCGACGGAGAAGCTCCCGGAGGCCGGGAAGGTCGTCACGCCGCTCACCGTCGTGGACGGCGTCAGGGTGTAGGTGCCGACCTTGTCCACCTTGAGGCCGCTGAAGGTCGCCACGCCGTTCGTGACCGTCGCCGCCCCGCCCCCCGTCAGCGTTGCGCCGTTCGGCACCGTCAGGGCGAGACTCACCGTCCCGGACGCCGTGGTCACGAGGTTGCTGAACGCGTCGAGCACCTCGACCTGCACCGCCGGCGCCATGACCGCGCCGGCCGACACGTTGCTCGGCTGCACGAGGAACGCGAGCGACGCCGGAGCCGCCGGGGTCACCGTCACCGTCGGCTGCTGCGTCGCGAGCACGCCGCCGGCGTTGGCCGACACGGTGTGGGACCCGACCGCCGTGCTGCTGAACGAGCCGGTGGCCACCCCGCTGGCGTTGGTGTTGCCGACCGGCTGCACGATGTTGTTGCCGTTCCCGGTCGCGGCCAGCGTGACCATCACGCCGGCGACCGGGTTCCCCGCGGCGTCCTTCGCCGTCACCGTGATCGTGGACGTGACGCTCCCCGAGGACGCCGCGATGGAGGCCGGCGCCGCGACCACCGTGGTCTGGCTCGCGCTGACCGTGGTGCCCGGCGTCACCTGGATCGTCGGCAGCGTGCTGGTGACGGCCACGCCGCCGATGGTCGCGTGGATCGTGTCCGCCGTGCCGGCCGCCACGCCGGTGAAGGTCGCCGTGTAGGTGCCGTTCGCGTGGTCCGTCGTGGCGGAGATGGTCCCGGTGCTGGTGCCCCCGCTGGCCGTGAACGCGACCGTCAGGCCGCCGGCGGTGAGGTTGTTCCCCGCCGCGTCCTTCGCCTGCAGCGTCAGGGTGGCCGCGACGCCCGACGCCACGATCCCGCTGGAGGTCGTCACCGCCGACTGGCTGGTCGACACCGGCCCCGGCGTCACCGTCACCGTCGCCGTCGAGGCGACCGCGACCCCGCCGATGGTCGCGTGAATCGTCGTCGCCGTCCCCGACGCCACGCCCGTGAACGTCGCGGTGTAGGTGCCGTTGCCGACGTCCGTCGTCGCGCCGACGACGCCGGTGCTGGTGCCGCCCGAAGCGGTGAACGCCACCGTCGAGCCGCCCGCGGTCAGGTTGTTGCCCGCCGCGTCCTTGGCCTGGAGCGTCAGCGTCACCGCCGCGCCCGAGGCCACCGTGCCGCTCGACGCCGTCACCACGGAGGTCCCGACGCTCGCCGGGCCGGGCACCGTGGCGAACGGGCTGCTGGTCGTGGTGAGCGCGCCCGCGTTGAAGCGCAGCGTGTACCCCGTCCCCGCCTTGTCCGTCACCAGATTCGCGAAGGTCGCGACGCCCGCGACCGCCGCGACCGAGGTCGTGCCGGAGAGCGTTCCGCCCAGCGGGCCCGAGGCGAGGGCGGCCGAGATCGTGCCGGTGTAGCTCGCCAGCAGGTTGCCGAGCGCGTCCTGCGCGGCCACGCGCACGGCCGGGGCGACCGGGCTGCCCGAGGTGTCCGCGGCGGGCTGGGTCAGGATCGCGAGCTGCGAGGGCGGGATGGCGACCGCGAAGTCGGTTTCCGACTCCGCGTTCCCGCCGAACGACGCCCACGAGCCGGCGTGGCCTCCCTGGTCCACGGCCCGCGCCTGCCAGTGGTACGCGGTGTTGTCGGAGAGGTTGGCGACCGTCGCCGTCGCGACCTTCCCGTTGCCGACCGGCGTGCTGGAGCCCGTGGCGACGTTGGTGAACGCCGTGCCGACCGGCTCGACCTCCACGTCCAGCCGCAGCTGCGAGGTGGTGTCCGGATCGGTGAGCAGCCCCTGGAACTTCACCGTGGACTCGTTGGTCGTGCCGCCGACGGCGATGGCCGTCGTGCCGTTGCTCTTGAACTGCCCGAGGCTGGCCGGCGCGTGCGGCGGCTGGGGCACGACGATCTGGAATCCGCTGGTGCCGCCGGCGAAGGCCACCCAGGCGCTCGTCCGGCCCGTGGCGTCGACCGCGCGCGCCTGCCAGTGGTAGGTCGCGAAGTTCGCGAGACCGGTGACGGTCGCCAGCGCCCGGCTGCCCGACGCGACCCAGCCGCTGGTGTCGGTGGCGGCGCCGGTGAACGCCGTGCCGAGCGGCCGCACCTCGATCTGCACCCGCACGGAATCGCTGTCCGGATCCGCGACGCGGGCCCCGAGGCCGATCGTGTCCTGGGTGACCGTGCCGCCCGCGGGCACGATCGTCAGCCCGTCGCTCGAGATCTGGGTGAGGGTGTCGGGCGCCACCGGCGGCCGCGGTGCCGTCAGGCTCAACGTGAACGGCCCCGTCGTGACCACGCCCGAAGCGCTGGTCGCCTCCACCTCGTACGTGCCGGCGTGCGGGAGCCGCACGTAGGTCAGGCACGCGCCGCTCTGTCCGGCGCGACAGCTGGCGCCCTCGGCGAGCGACGGCACGCCGGCCAGGGCCGCGGCGCTGTCCAGCACCAGGTAGCTGGCGAACGCCGGGGACATGAGCCGCAGCGAGACGGTGTCGTTGGCGTTGCCGGTGAGGCTGTACAGCTTGGCGAGCCGCCCCGCGCGGTGCGGCGCGGCGCAATCGCCCGCGATCAGGGAGTCGCTGATCGTCGTCCCCGTGACGAGGCTCGTGACCACGCACCCCATCACGCGGAACTCGACCGGCACCGACACGGGCGAAACCGCGAGGCTCGCCACCGAGAACACCAGCGTGTCGCGGTAGACGCCGCCGCCCAGCGCCGAGGGGTCCAGCGCGACCGAGACCGTGTCCGGCGTGGTCCCGGTCGTGGTCGCCGGCCGCAGCCACGCGCTGCCCAGCACCGATTTCACCGACCAGGTGACGCCGTCGGTGCCGACCTGGAGCGCGAGCTTCGTGACCCGGGGCGAGAGGCTGCCGGCCCGCGCCGAGTCCAGCAGGGTGGCCGGGGCCAGCTGCAGCGTGTGGATCCGGCCCGGGTTGACGAGGTCCTGCAGCCGGCACGTCGCCACGAGGCTCGTGCCGGCGATGGACAGCACCGAGGCCGCCAACCGTATGGAACCGGGCAGCTTAGACAGCGGGGCGACGGGCAGAAGTCGGCGCACGGGACACCAAGCTTAACTATGGTAACGACCCCGGCGCTACGCGCGGTGACGGGCGTCGCAAAGCGCCGGGCGGCGCGCCGGCCGGAGGCACCACCGGCTCACGCCCCGATCCCCCGGTTCCGGGCGACCCGCGACGGGCCGCCCGGCCCCCCTTCCCTCCGCTCAGCGGCCGCCGGCGGGCAGGTGCGCCAGCAGGTACCGGGTGAGAAGCTGGTAGACGTGCTCGGTCGTGCCCGCGCCCTCGCAGATGCAGTGCGAGCGATTCGGATAGACCATGAAGTCGAACGACTTGCCGAGCGCGACCAGGCGGTTCACCAGGCGCTCGTCGCCCTGGTAGTGCACGTTGTCGTCGCCGGAGCCGTGGACGATGAGCAGGCTCCCCCTCAGGCCATCCGCGTAGTGGATGGCGGAGGCGCGGTCGTAGGCGGCCGAGTCGTCGGGCAGGAGCCCCATGTACCGCTCCTGGTAGATGGTGTCGTACAGCCGCTCGTCCGCGACCGACGCCACGGCCATCCCGACCTGGTACACGTCGGGGTAGCGGAACATGGCCTGCAGCGTGCTCGACCCGCCGCCGCTCCAGCCCCAGATCGCGACGCGGGTGGAGTCCACGTAGTGGCGCGAGCGGGCGAGCGCGCGGACGGCGTGCGCCTGCTGCCGGCTCGACCGCGACCCGATCTCACCGAAGACCACCTTGCGCCAGGCGCGGCCCTTGGGGGCCGGCGTGCCCTGGTTGTCGAAGCTCACCACCAGGTAGCCGAGGTCGGCCAGCGCGTGGTACCACAGCGAGCCCGACCCGCCCCACGCGTCGCGCACCGTCTGCCCCGCCGGCTCGCCGTAGACGTACACGAGCACCGGGTAGGTCCGGGTCGAGTCGAAGTCCCGTGGCCGAACGAGGTACCCGTCCACCGTGACTCCGCTGTCGGCCGTCACCGTGAAGAACTCGGTGGGCCGGGCGAGGAACGGCTGCGCGGCCGCCCGCAGGGCGTGGTTGTCCACCAGGGTCCGCACGCTCTGGTGGGCCGGCAGGCGCACCAGGTCCAGCGTCGGCGGCGCGTCCGCGCTCGAGGCCGTGTGCATCGCCCACCGGGCGTCCGGCGAGATGTCGTAACCGTGCGTGCCCGCCAGCCCCGCCGGCGTGATCCGGGTGGCGGTGCCGCGACCGTCGAGCCGCGAGCGGTACAGGTAGCGCTGGGTGGCGTTGGTCGGCGACGCGATGAAGTAGAGGGAGCCGCCCGCCGAGTCCACGGCCACCAGCTGCACGGCGTCGAACGCGCCCGGGGTCACCAGCTGCACGTCGCGTCCGTCGCGCGACACCGAGTAGACGTGGCGCCAGCCGTCGCGCTCGCTGGTCCACAGGAAGCGGCGCCCGCCGTCCACCCACGGCACGCCGGTCTCGAGGTCCACCCACGCGCTGTCCCGCTCCGAGAGCACCGTGCGCACGGCGCCGCTCGCCGCGTCGGCCATCAGCACTTCGTCCACGTTCTGGCGGCGGTTCATGTGCTGGAGCAGCAGCTCGCCCGGCCCGGCCCATTCCATCCACGGCAGGTAGGTGTTGCGCGAGTCGCCGGGCACCCGGATCCAGGTCGTGGGCCCGCCGGCGGCCGCCACGACGCCCACGCGCACCGCCGAGTTCGGCGTGCCCACCTTCGGATACTGGACCGGGATGGTGAACGGGTACAGCGAGTCGGTGTCGTTGATCAGCAGGAAGGTCCCGACGCCGGACATGTCGAACTGCCAGTAAGCGATCCTGGTCCCGTCGGGCGACCAGCGGAACCCGTCGCGCAGCCCGAATTCCTCCTCGTACACCCAGTCGGTCATGCCGTTGACGAGCGTCGCGGTGGCGCCGCTGGTCAGCCTGGTGACCGCGCCGTCGGCCAGCCGCTCGACGTAGAGGTCGCCCTGGCGCACGTACGCCACCCGGTCCCCCGAGGGGGAGAACTTGGCGTACATCATCGTCGAGGGTGGCCCGTCGCCGCCGAGCTTGCGCAGCGCGCCGGTCTTGAGGTCCAGGACCCAGTAGTCGCCCCGCGTGTTCTCCCGCCACACGCGGCGCGTGTTGGTGAACAGCAGCAGCAGGCGGCGGTCCGCCGACCAGCCGTAGTCGTCGAAGTCGAGCGGGACGGTGTCGCCGGCGGGCACGAGCCGCTGCGCCGCCACCAGCACGCTGCGCGCGCCGGTCGCCGTGGCATAGCGGACGATGTCCCGGCCCTTGCCCTGCGCGGCGCGCTCCACGGTCGTGTACGCCGCACCGTCCTCGATCCACCGGGCGGGGCCGAAGCGCTCCGGGGCGAAGTCGCGCGTGCCGAAGATGCGGTGCACGGTGGCGTGCACGGTGTCGGGGACCTGACCGGGAAGCTGCTGGGCGCCGGCGAGCAGCAGGGCGAACACGAGCGACACGGGTGGCTCCGGGTGAGTGGGCGATTCCGGCCGACGATGAACGCGACCTAAGCTGCGGCCGCGGCGGTGCGATGGCAACTCAGCGACGCGGGCTCTGGCCGGCGGCGCTCGAGGCGGCCGGCGCGGGCCAGGCGGCGCCGTACGGTCGGAAGCCCGAGCGGCGTACCGCGACCCAGCCCATCGCCAGGCCGGCGCAGGCGAGCAGCGCGTTGGTCACGTCGAAGAAGCGGTCCGCGATCAGGATGTGACCCAGCTCCACGGCGGCCGCGAGCCACAGCGCGGGCCACAGGTGCGCCCAGCGGCCGGTGAGCCGCAGCGGCCACACGGCCAGCAGCGCGCCGAACGGCAGGTACAGCAGGAACTGCTGGGCGACGTGCAGGGCGCTGAAGGCGTCCTGCTCGCCGGCCAGGGCCTGGAGCGGCACGAGGTGCTCGGTGGTGAACTGCGCCGCCATCAGGCTCGCGTCCGTCTGCGGCACCAGCGGGCGCCACCCCCACAGCGCGAGCAGCGCGGCGGCCGCCACGATCGCCGCCCGGGCGCGCGCCGGCCCGCGCAGCCGGCGGCTCAGCGTCCCCAGCCACCGGCCGGCGGCCCACGCGCCCCCGGCCAGGGCCGCGGCGTGGAGCAACGCCGCACCCCAGCGGATCGGCACGCGGATCGCCCCGTGCCCCAGCTCGGCGGCGACCGCGAGCGCGGCGCCGGCCACGGCGACCGGCAGCCAGATCCGGCCGGCCTCCTTCCCCCGCTCGGCGAGCGCCATCACGGCGAGGAAGCCCGCGGGCGCGAACAGCAGCACGTCGAACGCCTGCTCGGGGCCCGGCCAGAAGCTCGACGTGCCGAGCGCGATCCGGAGGGAGCCCAGCGGCCCAGCCTCGATGCCGGCCACCGGCTGCGACTGGAACAGGGGCACCGCGGCCTCGACGAGCACGGCCAGGCCGTAGCCCGCGGCCACGAGCGACGCCGGCAGGCCGAGGTACGAGCGCGCACCCCGCGAGCGCTGGATCTCGTAGATGAGCAGCGCGGTGACGGCGGCGCCCGCGAAGGCGCCGAACGTGTTGGTGGCGAGGTCCACGATGCTGGCGATGCGGACCGGCGAGAAGACCTGCAGCCCCTCGACGGTGGCGCTGAGGGCAAGCCCGATCCAGGTCGCGCGCCGGACCTCCTCGCCCGCGCGGCCGGTGAGCGACGTCACCACCCACACCGCCCCGAGGCCCGCGAACAGTGCGACGTTCCGCAGCCCGTCGACGGCGTCGCGCCAGCCCAGGGACGGCGTGAAGGCGCGTGCCAGCCGACCCGCGGCCGCGGCCAGGTCGCCGGAGAAGTGGAGGTCGGTGAGCGTGGCCAGCAGGATGACCGCCGCGTAGGCGGCGCGGGCGGCGAGGAAGCGGTGGCGGGGGGTTATGCCGACAGCCAAGCCTCGGCCTCGCGCCGGTCGGTGAACAGCCGGACGTTGAGCCCGCGGTTCACCGCCACGTTCTCCGCGAACTGCATGCCCTTCGCTTCGTGGTCCGGGTTGAGGTCCAGATAGGCGATCTTGGCGATCGAGGTCGCCGCCTTCCTGCCGCCCCCCGCCGCGATGGCGAAGATGTCCATGGTCCCGAGGCTCGGGCCCGCGAGGTTCTCCTCGATGAGGACCCGGGGACACCCGGACGA
This genomic window contains:
- a CDS encoding invasin domain 3-containing protein, whose amino-acid sequence is MLSIAGTSLVATCRLQDLVNPGRIHTLQLAPATLLDSARAGSLSPRVTKLALQVGTDGVTWSVKSVLGSAWLRPATTTGTTPDTVSVALDPSALGGGVYRDTLVFSVASLAVSPVSVPVEFRVMGCVVTSLVTGTTISDSLIAGDCAAPHRAGRLAKLYSLTGNANDTVSLRLMSPAFASYLVLDSAAALAGVPSLAEGASCRAGQSGACLTYVRLPHAGTYEVEATSASGVVTTGPFTLSLTAPRPPVAPDTLTQISSDGLTIVPAGGTVTQDTIGLGARVADPDSDSVRVQIEVRPLGTAFTGAATDTSGWVASGSRALATVTGLANFATYHWQARAVDATGRTSAWVAFAGGTSGFQIVVPQPPHAPASLGQFKSNGTTAIAVGGTTNESTVKFQGLLTDPDTTSQLRLDVEVEPVGTAFTNVATGSSTPVGNGKVATATVANLSDNTAYHWQARAVDQGGHAGSWASFGGNAESETDFAVAIPPSQLAILTQPAADTSGSPVAPAVRVAAQDALGNLLASYTGTISAALASGPLGGTLSGTTSVAAVAGVATFANLVTDKAGTGYTLRFNAGALTTTSSPFATVPGPASVGTSVVTASSGTVASGAAVTLTLQAKDAAGNNLTAGGSTVAFTASGGTSTGVVGATTDVGNGTYTATFTGVASGTATTIHATIGGVAVASTATVTVTPGPVSTSQSAVTTSSGIVASGVAATLTLQAKDAAGNNLTAGGLTVAFTASGGTSTGTISATTDHANGTYTATFTGVAAGTADTIHATIGGVAVTSTLPTIQVTPGTTVSASQTTVVAAPASIAASSGSVTSTITVTAKDAAGNPVAGVMVTLAATGNGNNIVQPVGNTNASGVATGSFSSTAVGSHTVSANAGGVLATQQPTVTVTPAAPASLAFLVQPSNVSAGAVMAPAVQVEVLDAFSNLVTTASGTVSLALTVPNGATLTGGGAATVTNGVATFSGLKVDKVGTYTLTPSTTVSGVTTFPASGSFSVALGTGLLLAFTTQPPATMTAAASFGAVVTVRDSSGNTATGFSGNVSLAIGTNPGGGTLSGTTSVAAVAGVATYSGLTINKVGTGYTLVATATGPASGTSAAFNVTPGAPTQLVWSQQPSNVVAAATMSPAVTVTVEDGQGNVATQASGTVTLGLTGSPAGATLTGGGATAVTSGVATFAGLSVNKVGTYTFTPTTTVGGVTTLPVSGSFTVSAGTATQLAFTTQPSNLGAGGVITPAVVVAVEDAQGNTVPTATNSITVAIGTNPGGGTLSGTATVAAVAGVATFSNLSIDRVGTGYTLTAAATGLTGATSAAFNVTVGGATKLAFTTQPSNVVAGAAIAPAVVVTVQDASGNTVTGATNSITVAIGTNPGGGTLSGTVTVAAVAGVASFSTLNINKTGTGYTLTAAATGLTGATSSAFNVTPGTATKLAFTTQPPSTTAGTAFGVVVTAQDALGNTATSFTGTDTLAIGTNPGGGTLSGTLAVAAVSGVATYSNLSIDKAGAGYTLTAKSGTLTLATSGAFTISTGGVVSASQSTVALSAATVTASGGNVTDTVTVTVKDALGNPIPNVTVVLSATGTANLVQPSSPTDVNGVATGRFSSTAAGTHTITATAGGVTIAQQPVVTVNPTAAAALAFSVQPSNAVSAAAIAPAIQVAVRDTFNNLVTTATNSIFIQLLVNPPGNGVLSGTTTVSAASGVATFSNLSIDKVGTGYALFASTSGLTGAASASFNISFAAAAKLAFSVQPSNVTAAASITPAVQVTVQDAQGNTVTNATNSIAMAIGTNPGGGTLSGTTPVAAVAGVATFSNLSINKSGTGYTLAASSTGLTSGTSSTFNVTAGTATQLAWTQQPTAVAAGATMSPAVTVTVEDAQGNAVTTASGTVTLALTVPGGATLTGGGAATVTSGVATFSGLSVNKVGTYTFTPTTTVSGVTTLPASGSFAVSAGAASQLVWTQQPPSTVVAGATMSPAVTVTVEDASGNVVTTASGTVTLALTVPGGATLTGGGAATVTSGVATFAGLSVDKVGTYTFTPTTTVSGVTTLPVSSSFTVSAGAATQLVWTQQPSAVVAGAT
- a CDS encoding S9 family peptidase; translated protein: MSLVFALLLAGAQQLPGQVPDTVHATVHRIFGTRDFAPERFGPARWIEDGAAYTTVERAAQGKGRDIVRYATATGARSVLVAAQRLVPAGDTVPLDFDDYGWSADRRLLLLFTNTRRVWRENTRGDYWVLDLKTGALRKLGGDGPPSTMMYAKFSPSGDRVAYVRQGDLYVERLADGAVTRLTSGATATLVNGMTDWVYEEEFGLRDGFRWSPDGTRIAYWQFDMSGVGTFLLINDTDSLYPFTIPVQYPKVGTPNSAVRVGVVAAAGGPTTWIRVPGDSRNTYLPWMEWAGPGELLLQHMNRRQNVDEVLMADAASGAVRTVLSERDSAWVDLETGVPWVDGGRRFLWTSERDGWRHVYSVSRDGRDVQLVTPGAFDAVQLVAVDSAGGSLYFIASPTNATQRYLYRSRLDGRGTATRITPAGLAGTHGYDISPDARWAMHTASSADAPPTLDLVRLPAHQSVRTLVDNHALRAAAQPFLARPTEFFTVTADSGVTVDGYLVRPRDFDSTRTYPVLVYVYGEPAGQTVRDAWGGSGSLWYHALADLGYLVVSFDNQGTPAPKGRAWRKVVFGEIGSRSSRQQAHAVRALARSRHYVDSTRVAIWGWSGGGSSTLQAMFRYPDVYQVGMAVASVADERLYDTIYQERYMGLLPDDSAAYDRASAIHYADGLRGSLLIVHGSGDDNVHYQGDERLVNRLVALGKSFDFMVYPNRSHCICEGAGTTEHVYQLLTRYLLAHLPAGGR
- a CDS encoding VanZ family protein; protein product: MAVGITPRHRFLAARAAYAAVILLATLTDLHFSGDLAAAAGRLARAFTPSLGWRDAVDGLRNVALFAGLGAVWVVTSLTGRAGEEVRRATWIGLALSATVEGLQVFSPVRIASIVDLATNTFGAFAGAAVTALLIYEIQRSRGARSYLGLPASLVAAGYGLAVLVEAAVPLFQSQPVAGIEAGPLGSLRIALGTSSFWPGPEQAFDVLLFAPAGFLAVMALAERGKEAGRIWLPVAVAGAALAVAAELGHGAIRVPIRWGAALLHAAALAGGAWAAGRWLGTLSRRLRGPARARAAIVAAAALLALWGWRPLVPQTDASLMAAQFTTEHLVPLQALAGEQDAFSALHVAQQFLLYLPFGALLAVWPLRLTGRWAHLWPALWLAAAVELGHILIADRFFDVTNALLACAGLAMGWVAVRRSGFRPYGAAWPAPAASSAAGQSPRR